The Arachis duranensis cultivar V14167 chromosome 9, aradu.V14167.gnm2.J7QH, whole genome shotgun sequence genomic sequence TCGCTATTGCTTgcttttctctcctttttttctttttaattgaatttttattttcagaaaCCGTAGCCTCTTCTTTTTTGCTTCCAATTTTGATATCAATTTCGCAGGGTTACATTATACCTTGTTATTCAAATTACGCTTTTATTCATCACCTTGATACGCAAATCACTCTTTGATTAGGATATGTTCCAATTCAATGTTTTTATATCCATATAGGTGATATCGATTACTTGCTTAAACACTTCATGTCATGCAGTTGAACTAGTTTTGTTTTCACGTCAACAATGCTtaactttctttttccctttcaaTTCGATTCAATTTCAGAGTTAGTGTGTTATTATTGTCTTCAATCTAATAGCATTGTTATCTTTTGCATTGAATCAGGCTGTTTTGGTTGCTGATTCCAAGAGTAAAAGAAGCTATTGTTGTTCTTATACCCTATTTCCAGCAGCTTGTTTGATATGTCTTGGCCTGTTCTTCGCTTTTTCGTCCTTCTCGCAAGGCAACAGAGAGGTATGAACAAATAGAAGCATCATAACATAGGATGAAAAATTGAACAGATTCTCTGCATTGATGACGATCTATCTATAATCTAAGATCACAGAAAAGATGGTAGAATTTTGGCTTAGATGGTACGGACATTTTTAGTGAAGCCTTGTCGAGGGTTACATTAGGGTTGAAAGTGAATCAGATGATGGAATTAGAAGGTATTCGTAGCTAGAGGTAGCGAGAGACTTAAGAAAATATGGAAATTATTGGAAGATTTAAATATAAACAGTTCAAACACAGATAAAATTTATGAATAGGCACTATGGTGTCTTCTGATCATTGTAGTTGATCGGCAAGTAGGACAAGGCTTAGTTGTTGTGTTATCGACCATGGTAACAAAATCAGTGTTTTAAAGTGTGCCCTGTATTTAAGTTGGAGGGTATTTGATTATAGTTCAAGCAACCAGTTTTGAATTTGCCTTTTGTTTAAGTACTGTTTGTTTTCCCACCAATCGTAAAATGATCCTCTACGTGTCATACTACAGAAACTAACAAGCTGGAGTGTGAACACTCAGAATCAAAATGTGGACAGTCTGACTCAGAAAATGGAAACTGATATAGTTAAGGATAAATGCAAGGTTCATTCTCTTACCGTGCCTTCATTCTTAATCCACTAAGTTGTACATAATATTTAActgattaattgtttttttCCCTGGACGAGTCATATTCATTGTTCTATTATTCTAGATGTTCAAAACTTTGGTGCTTATATTTGTTTATCTTGTTTAGTAGAACCAGTGCAGGCCTAGGGGAAGCGAGGCATTACCTGCTGGTATAGTGTCCAGTACTTCCAGCTTTGAAACGCGACCTCTATGGGATATTCCTGCCGTAAGGAAGAAGCATCATCAGCGCAGACAAGTTGTAAGTTTCAGTCAGTCATGAATAACTGAATACTTGAATTCCGTGCGTTAATAGGGTATTGCAGTTTCTCCAATGCCCATCGGTTTTAGGGGAACATCATGTTATAAGTGATGTGATTGATGTGTTTCTGAATGTACAGCCTCACGATGATACTATCCTTGATTTGAAAATGTAAAGATGTAAAATGCAATTAGGTTTTACAGAcatccaatatattttattgcCAAATTTATACCATGATCATCTAAATGAGTgaatatgataagataaaatttttacagtacattaaaattaaactctttaatAAATGTGCTCATATACGTGGCCAAGATACTTAGGCAAGTGTCcagaattaaaattgaaataattttgGAGACACCCTGCTCTGTTTGAGTTGGGGCAAGATCACCACCATATCCTGATATGGGAGCATTTGGACTTTAGATATCTTTTAAAAGTTTGTCCTCTCCTTGTAGAtgcatttttattctttattgtttGTGTTTGAAGTTATTGGTATAGCTTAcataatctttttaattgacaCTTCAATGACATGAAACACGTATCATGATATAATAGTCTTAGTTACTTTTCATTTCTTTATAGTATGCCTGACTTTCTTATACTTTATCAGAATGAGGTAAACATGACGAGAAACTTGTTTGCGATGGCAGTGGGGATAAAGCAGAAGGATCTTGTGGACAAAATGGTTGAAAAGGTACCAGTCTGATATAGTTTTCTCATTACTAATAATCCAAGTTGATCCATGTGTTGTGATCCTCCTTCTACTCCAAATTTCAGTTTGTAGCAGCTAATTTTACTATGATGCTCTTTCACTATGATGGTATTGTCGACGATTGGAAGGAATTCGACTGGAATGATCATGTCATTCATGTGGCAGTACTCAATCAAGGCAAATGGTCGGTATCCTCACATTTCATTCCCTTCCcatatttcatttttcttcagcGAGTCTTACCTGAACATGTTTCCAATGATTAGGTGGTTCGCAAAGCGGTTCTTACACCCTGATATGGTTGAAGAATATGATTACATTTTCCTTTGGGATGAGGACCTTGGAGTTGAAGAGTTCCACCCAGATAAGTATGTTGAAAACCCTTTCTGATTTCtggaaattagaaaaaatacaGTTTGATGCTCTTGGattgtttaattaaaattaaaattggggGAGCTTACTtctgctttttttttaaaaaaaaatgggcACTCCTATAATGGCACAAAATCTTAATGATTCTCAAATGATTTTTCAGTTATATATCTATCATTAAAAGTGAAGGGCTGGAGATTTCACAACCAGCTCTTGATCCTCAACTTTCTGAAGTTCATCATCAGATAACTGTACGTAGTAAACGGACGATCGTACACAGGTTCtcatttatatgcttttttgtttcttttttgtcAGCTATGATATTTTCTAATTTCGCGGAACATATGTTCTTAGAAAGAACATAACtagcaaaaatattttcactatTCTCAAGATTTCTGCCTCCCCATTATATCATAAGttagaccattactacaaataAGCAATTTGTATTACAAATATTGAATGGAAAGCCACTTTGGTTCGAATAAAGTATTATAAGCAAATCCAATTCTTGATACACTTTTCTGGGTGTTCTATTTCCTCATGCATATATATGACATCAAGATTTGCTTATGCTTTTGAAGTTTAGTACTTAAAAGGTAGTTACCAAATTGCAATCATACATTTAATCTGAGAATGAGAAGATGAATTTATTAGAGAACATTAAATAGAAGAAACGCATAGCTTAACAAAAAGCTTTTGAGGATGCATATACTCACAATCATGTTCTTACATACTTTTGGTTGTTG encodes the following:
- the LOC107465900 gene encoding uncharacterized protein LOC107465900, which encodes MKSPSSSSSPSSSRAVLVADSKSKRSYCCSYTLFPAACLICLGLFFAFSSFSQGNREKLTSWSVNTQNQNVDSLTQKMETDIVKDKCKNQCRPRGSEALPAGIVSSTSSFETRPLWDIPAVRKKHHQRRQVNEVNMTRNLFAMAVGIKQKDLVDKMVEKFVAANFTMMLFHYDGIVDDWKEFDWNDHVIHVAVLNQGKWWFAKRFLHPDMVEEYDYIFLWDEDLGVEEFHPDNYISIIKSEGLEISQPALDPQLSEVHHQITVRSKRTIVHRRTYKTGGCDLSSTAPPCTGWIEMMAPVFSRAAWRCVWYMIQNDLIHAWGLDMQLGYCAQGDRTKNVGVVDAEYIIHYNRPTLGGADKPNDSSQPQEQDHRLDVRRQSFRELDLFQKRWKKAVEEDPCWVDPFH